From Bordetella flabilis, the proteins below share one genomic window:
- the zwf gene encoding glucose-6-phosphate dehydrogenase: MADAQSARPPRSQMAPPVNLFLFGAHGDLVKRLLIPSLYNLTRDGLVGEALHIIGVDHNKVSDEAYRDKLAEFMQSQADKSKPQGEGDSSAGLDPALWKRLAERTTYLEGDFLDEGTYQAIARRIEASGTNNAIFYLATAPRFFCEVITRLAQAGLLKEGDDQFRRVVVEKPFGSDLKTAEELNAGILAVMDERQVYRIDHYLGKETVQNILVSRFANGLFEAFWNNHYVDHVQITAAETVGVEQRGNFYERTGALRDMVPNHLFQLLAMVAMEPPAAFGADAVRSEKAKVIAAIRPQSPDEARRNSVRGQYSAGDVGGTQVAGYRQEPRVAPDSCTETYAALKLWVDNWRWAGVPFYLRTGKRLSVRNTEIAICFKPAPMSPFRDTHVHGMRPNYLIIQIQPDEGMWFDFQAKRPGTTLEIDNVQMGFAYADFFAMRPSTGYETLLYDCMIGDQTLFQRADNIENGWRAVQPFLDAWQGCTDVHTYPAGTDGPQAADELLKRDGRAWHSLK, encoded by the coding sequence ATGGCAGACGCTCAATCGGCACGGCCACCGCGGTCCCAGATGGCGCCGCCGGTCAACCTGTTCCTGTTCGGCGCGCACGGCGACCTGGTGAAGCGCCTGCTGATCCCGTCGTTGTACAACCTGACGCGCGACGGGCTGGTGGGCGAAGCGCTGCACATCATAGGCGTGGACCACAACAAGGTCAGCGACGAGGCCTATCGCGACAAGCTGGCCGAATTCATGCAGTCGCAGGCCGACAAGTCCAAGCCGCAAGGCGAAGGCGACAGCTCGGCCGGGCTGGACCCGGCGCTGTGGAAACGGCTGGCCGAACGCACCACGTACCTGGAGGGCGACTTCCTGGATGAGGGCACCTACCAGGCCATCGCGCGCCGCATCGAGGCGTCCGGAACCAATAACGCGATTTTCTACCTGGCCACCGCGCCGCGCTTCTTCTGCGAAGTCATCACCCGGCTGGCCCAGGCGGGCCTGCTCAAGGAAGGCGACGACCAGTTCCGCCGCGTGGTAGTGGAGAAACCGTTCGGCTCCGACCTGAAGACCGCCGAGGAATTGAACGCCGGCATCCTCGCCGTCATGGATGAGCGCCAGGTCTACCGCATCGATCACTACCTGGGCAAGGAGACGGTGCAGAACATCCTGGTCAGCCGCTTCGCCAACGGGCTGTTCGAGGCGTTCTGGAACAACCACTACGTCGACCACGTGCAGATCACGGCGGCCGAGACCGTGGGCGTGGAGCAACGCGGCAACTTCTACGAACGCACGGGCGCGCTGCGCGACATGGTGCCCAACCACCTGTTCCAGCTGCTGGCCATGGTGGCGATGGAGCCGCCGGCTGCCTTCGGCGCCGATGCCGTGCGCAGCGAAAAAGCCAAGGTCATCGCCGCCATCCGGCCACAGTCGCCCGACGAAGCCCGCCGCAATTCCGTGCGTGGGCAGTATTCCGCCGGCGACGTGGGCGGCACCCAGGTCGCCGGCTACCGGCAGGAGCCGCGCGTCGCGCCCGACAGCTGCACGGAAACCTATGCCGCGCTGAAGCTCTGGGTGGACAACTGGCGCTGGGCCGGCGTGCCGTTCTACCTGCGCACCGGCAAGCGGCTGAGCGTGCGCAATACCGAAATCGCCATCTGCTTCAAGCCGGCGCCGATGTCGCCCTTCCGCGATACGCACGTGCACGGCATGCGGCCGAACTACCTGATCATCCAGATCCAGCCGGACGAAGGCATGTGGTTCGACTTCCAGGCCAAGCGGCCGGGCACCACGCTGGAGATCGACAACGTGCAGATGGGCTTCGCCTACGCGGACTTCTTCGCGATGCGCCCCTCCACCGGCTACGAAACCCTGCTGTACGACTGCATGATCGGCGACCAGACGCTGTTCCAGCGTGCCGACAATATCGAGAACGGCTGGCGGGCCGTGCAACCTTTCCTGGACGCCTGGCAGGGTTGCACCGACGTGCATACCTATCCGGCCGGCACGGACGGCCCGCAAGCCGCGGATGAGTTGCTCAAGCGGGACGGACGCGCATGGCACAGCCTGAAATGA
- the gnd gene encoding phosphogluconate dehydrogenase (NAD(+)-dependent, decarboxylating), whose translation MQLGLIGLGRMGANIARRLMRGKHEVVVYNRSLDKVKELQAEGAAGVDNVEALVAKLAKPRAVWVMLPAGNVTEHMIDTLAGLLDPGDIIIDGGNTMYKDDIRRAKALAARKIEYVDVGTSGGIWGLERGYCMMIGGEDRVVRHLDPLFDCLAPGLGDIPRTPGREGRDDRAERGYIHAGPAGAGHFVKMVHNGIEYGLMQAYAEGFDILRTKGSEQVPEGERLNIEVADVAEVWRRGSVVSSWLLDLTAIALAKDPKLTGFSGEVADSGEGRWTIDAAVEQAVPAPVLASALFARFRSRQDHTFGEKLLSAMRFGFGGHVEEKK comes from the coding sequence ATGCAACTCGGATTGATTGGACTTGGGCGCATGGGCGCCAATATCGCGCGTCGTCTCATGCGGGGCAAGCACGAAGTCGTCGTGTACAACCGCAGCCTGGACAAGGTGAAGGAACTGCAGGCCGAGGGCGCCGCCGGCGTCGACAACGTCGAGGCCCTGGTCGCGAAACTGGCCAAGCCGCGCGCCGTGTGGGTGATGCTGCCGGCCGGCAATGTCACCGAACACATGATCGACACGCTGGCGGGGCTGCTCGATCCGGGCGACATCATCATCGACGGCGGCAACACCATGTACAAGGACGACATCCGCCGCGCCAAGGCCCTCGCCGCGCGCAAGATCGAATACGTCGATGTCGGGACCTCGGGCGGCATCTGGGGGCTGGAACGCGGCTATTGCATGATGATCGGCGGCGAGGACCGCGTGGTGCGGCACCTGGATCCGCTGTTCGACTGCCTGGCGCCGGGCCTGGGCGATATCCCGCGCACGCCGGGCCGCGAAGGCCGCGACGACCGTGCCGAACGCGGCTACATCCACGCCGGTCCTGCCGGCGCCGGGCATTTCGTGAAGATGGTCCACAACGGCATCGAATATGGCCTGATGCAGGCCTATGCCGAAGGTTTCGACATCCTCCGCACCAAGGGTTCCGAGCAGGTGCCGGAAGGCGAGCGCCTGAACATCGAAGTGGCGGACGTGGCCGAAGTCTGGCGCCGCGGCAGCGTGGTGTCGTCGTGGCTGCTGGATCTGACCGCGATCGCGCTGGCCAAGGACCCCAAGCTGACCGGCTTTTCCGGTGAAGTGGCGGACAGCGGCGAAGGCCGCTGGACCATCGATGCCGCCGTCGAACAGGCCGTGCCCGCGCCCGTGCTGGCCAGCGCCCTCTTCGCCCGCTTCCGCTCGCGCCAGGACCATACCTTCGGCGAGAAGCTGCTGTCGGCCATGCGCTTCGGCTTCGGCGGGCATGTCGAGGAGAAAAAGTAA
- a CDS encoding bifunctional transaldolase/phosoglucose isomerase, producing MNQTAKNPLGRLAEAGQAIWLDFLSREFLAAGGLDKLVREDSLTGVTSNPSIFEKAMGHGEVYDEQLHAILYQADAEPGDVYERLAVHDIRTAADALRPVYDRLQGKDGYVSLEVSPYLAYDTEGTLAEARRLWQAVDRPNLMIKVPGTPAGVPAIRQLIEEGINVNVTLLFSRQAYREVALAYIDGLEARVRAGKPVDRLASVASFFVSRIDTRIDKKIDDALQRPGADSGALSALKGKVAIANAKLAYQDYLALIGEERWKALAQRGAQPQRLLWASTGTKNPAYPPTLYIDELIGPDTVNTMPAGTMDAFRDGGKVKASLTADIDAARRVLDDAERLGLDLDAVTRELVEDGTRQFSDAFDALLGAVGAKRLAYLGDRINGAAYELPAALSEAVERTLDRARVDGWARRVWQGDATLWTGQQEDRWVGWLAAGQGRQIDADAIAALARDLQAERYAHAVLLGMGGSSLGPEVLGQTLGEAGQGLALHALDSTSPDEICAVERGIDIARTLFIVSSKSGSTLEPEILNAYFHAAAVAALGAEQAGSHFVAITDPGSKLEAAAQQAGYRAIFHGDPTIGGRYSVLSVFGMVPLGVMGHNVAHFMDGTQPMVRACGPSSPPAINPGLRLGAILGEAAKAGRDKVTVFASPTVASIGSWLEQLLAESTGKQGKGIVPVDLEPIGAPDVYGQDRVFAYVRCATDDTTQLDAKVQALAAAGHPVIRITLPRATAIGQEFFRWEIATAIAGAVIGIDPFDQPDVEASKVKTRALTDAYEKTGKLPPETPIAEDGELAFFGDAALAGDGTVEGVVGAHLARLRPGDYAAVLAYIARNAAHERQLAALRTALRDRRKVATVGGFGPRFLHSTGQAYKGGPNSGVFLQITADPAHDLQVPGRKISFGTVQAAQALGDLQVLAERGRRYLRVHIRGGDVESGLARLAKAVKQVLN from the coding sequence ATGAACCAGACCGCGAAAAACCCCCTGGGACGGCTAGCCGAAGCCGGCCAGGCAATATGGCTCGACTTCCTCAGCCGCGAATTTCTGGCCGCGGGCGGGCTGGACAAGCTGGTGCGCGAAGACAGCCTGACCGGCGTCACCTCGAACCCGTCCATCTTCGAAAAGGCGATGGGCCACGGCGAGGTCTATGACGAACAACTGCACGCCATCCTGTATCAGGCGGATGCCGAGCCCGGCGATGTGTACGAGCGCCTGGCCGTGCACGACATCCGGACCGCCGCCGATGCGCTGCGCCCGGTGTACGACCGCCTGCAGGGCAAGGATGGCTACGTCAGCCTGGAGGTCTCGCCCTACCTGGCCTACGACACCGAGGGCACGCTGGCGGAAGCGCGCCGGCTGTGGCAGGCGGTGGACCGCCCCAACCTGATGATCAAGGTGCCCGGCACGCCGGCCGGCGTGCCGGCGATACGCCAACTGATCGAGGAAGGCATCAACGTCAACGTCACGCTGCTCTTCTCGCGCCAGGCGTACCGGGAAGTCGCGCTGGCGTACATCGACGGGCTCGAGGCCCGGGTGCGCGCCGGCAAGCCCGTCGACCGCCTGGCCAGCGTGGCCAGCTTTTTCGTCAGCCGTATCGACACGCGCATCGACAAGAAGATCGACGATGCCTTGCAGCGCCCCGGCGCGGACAGCGGCGCGCTCAGCGCGCTCAAGGGCAAGGTCGCGATCGCCAACGCCAAACTGGCTTACCAGGACTACCTGGCGCTGATCGGCGAGGAGCGCTGGAAAGCCCTGGCCCAGCGCGGCGCGCAGCCGCAGCGCCTGCTGTGGGCGTCCACCGGCACCAAGAACCCGGCCTATCCGCCCACGCTGTACATCGACGAGCTGATCGGGCCCGACACGGTCAACACCATGCCCGCCGGCACCATGGACGCCTTCCGCGACGGCGGCAAGGTGAAGGCCTCGCTGACCGCCGATATCGACGCGGCGCGGCGTGTGCTGGATGACGCCGAACGCCTGGGCCTGGACCTGGACGCCGTCACGCGCGAACTGGTCGAGGACGGCACGCGGCAATTCAGCGACGCCTTCGACGCCCTGCTGGGCGCGGTGGGCGCCAAACGGCTGGCTTATCTGGGTGATCGCATCAACGGCGCGGCGTACGAACTGCCCGCCGCCTTGAGCGAAGCGGTGGAACGCACGCTCGATCGTGCGCGCGTCGACGGCTGGGCACGGCGCGTGTGGCAGGGCGACGCCACGCTGTGGACCGGCCAGCAGGAAGATCGCTGGGTCGGCTGGCTGGCCGCCGGGCAGGGCCGGCAAATCGACGCGGACGCCATCGCCGCGCTGGCCCGCGACCTGCAAGCCGAGCGGTACGCGCACGCGGTCCTGCTGGGCATGGGCGGCTCCAGCCTGGGCCCGGAAGTCCTGGGGCAGACGCTGGGCGAGGCCGGCCAGGGACTGGCGCTGCATGCGCTGGACTCCACCAGCCCGGACGAAATCTGCGCCGTGGAGCGCGGCATCGACATCGCGCGCACCCTGTTCATCGTCTCGAGCAAATCCGGCTCGACGCTGGAACCGGAAATCCTCAATGCGTATTTCCATGCCGCCGCGGTGGCGGCGCTGGGCGCGGAGCAGGCCGGCAGCCATTTCGTCGCCATTACCGACCCCGGCTCCAAGCTGGAAGCGGCCGCGCAACAGGCCGGCTACCGCGCCATCTTCCATGGCGACCCCACCATCGGCGGCCGCTATTCGGTGCTGTCCGTGTTCGGCATGGTGCCGCTGGGCGTCATGGGCCACAACGTGGCGCACTTCATGGATGGCACCCAGCCCATGGTGCGCGCCTGCGGCCCCAGCTCGCCGCCGGCCATCAACCCGGGCCTGCGCCTGGGCGCCATACTGGGCGAAGCCGCCAAGGCCGGCCGCGACAAGGTGACGGTTTTTGCTTCCCCCACCGTCGCCAGCATCGGTTCGTGGCTGGAGCAACTGCTGGCGGAGTCCACCGGCAAGCAGGGCAAGGGCATCGTGCCGGTGGACCTCGAACCCATCGGGGCGCCGGACGTCTACGGCCAGGATCGCGTCTTTGCCTACGTCCGCTGCGCGACCGACGACACCACCCAGCTCGACGCCAAGGTCCAGGCCCTGGCGGCGGCGGGACATCCGGTGATACGCATCACGCTGCCGCGCGCGACGGCAATCGGGCAGGAATTCTTCCGCTGGGAAATCGCGACGGCCATCGCGGGCGCCGTGATCGGCATCGATCCTTTCGATCAGCCGGACGTGGAAGCCAGCAAGGTCAAGACCCGCGCCCTGACCGATGCCTATGAGAAAACCGGCAAGCTGCCTCCCGAGACGCCCATCGCCGAGGACGGCGAACTGGCGTTCTTCGGCGACGCGGCACTGGCCGGCGACGGCACCGTCGAAGGCGTGGTGGGCGCGCACCTGGCACGCCTGCGCCCCGGCGACTATGCCGCGGTGCTGGCCTATATCGCGCGCAATGCCGCCCACGAACGGCAGCTGGCCGCCCTGCGCACTGCCCTGCGCGACCGCCGCAAGGTCGCCACGGTGGGCGGCTTCGGACCGCGCTTCCTCCATTCCACCGGGCAGGCCTACAAGGGCGGGCCCAACAGCGGCGTCTTCCTGCAGATCACCGCCGACCCCGCGCACGACCTGCAGGTGCCCGGCCGCAAGATCAGCTTCGGCACCGTACAGGCGGCGCAGGCGCTTGGGGACCTGCAGGTATTGGCCGAACGCGGACGCCGCTACCTGCGCGTCCACATTCGCGGCGGCGACGTGGAAAGCGGGCTGGCCCGCCTGGCCAAAGCCGTCAAGCAAGTATTGAATTGA
- the tkt gene encoding transketolase, with translation MNTLSPPGSPQDDERLDLLCIDTLRTLAMDAVQKAKSGHPGTPMALAPVGYTLWRDFLRYDPAHPDWPNRDRFILSAGHASMLLYGLLHLADVVEIDADGKPSGQPAVSLEDIKQFRQLDSKTPGHPEYRMTTGVETTTGPLGQGCANSVGMAMAQRHLAQRYNRPGLDLFDYNVYVICGDGDMMEGVSGEAASLAGHLGLSNLCWIYDNNTISIEGHTDLAFSEDVAARFAAYGWNTLRVSDANDRMALAAALRQFQATQDRPTLIVVDSVIGFGSPNKHNTAAAHGEPLGDDEVRLTKQAYGWPDDAFFRVPDEVRYRLRDGMAARGAPAYQQWQETLSRLAAGEPAVAEELRRMRQGQMPEGWDQDAPVFPADPKGMATRESGGKALNAYAKHIPLLVGGAADLAPSTKTNLTFDGAGSFQRDNYGGRNLHFGVREHAMGAIANGMALSHVRPYTATFLIFSDYMKPPIRLAALMELPVIFVFTHDSIGLGEDGPTHQPVEQLAQLRGIPGMRVLRPCDANETVQAWKVALKQTNHPTALVLSRQPVPTLDRTRYASAAGLERGAYVLADCAPERPQVILIATGTEVALCLQAYDQLRAEGIAARVVSMPSWDLFEEQDQAYRDSVLPPDVGGRVAVEQAGPLGWERYVGATGAKIVMHTFGASAPIAKLQAKFGFTVDNVVRVAREQAQKNRSTQ, from the coding sequence ATGAATACCTTATCGCCCCCCGGCTCCCCGCAAGACGACGAACGCCTGGACCTGCTGTGCATCGATACGCTGCGTACCCTGGCCATGGACGCGGTGCAAAAGGCCAAGTCCGGCCACCCCGGCACGCCGATGGCCCTGGCCCCTGTCGGCTACACACTGTGGCGCGATTTCCTGCGCTACGACCCTGCCCATCCCGACTGGCCCAACCGCGACCGCTTCATCCTTTCCGCCGGCCACGCCTCCATGCTGCTGTACGGACTGCTGCACCTGGCCGATGTGGTGGAGATCGACGCGGACGGCAAGCCCAGCGGTCAGCCGGCCGTCAGCCTGGAAGATATCAAGCAATTCCGCCAGCTCGACTCGAAGACCCCCGGACATCCCGAATACCGCATGACCACCGGTGTGGAAACGACCACCGGCCCGCTGGGCCAGGGTTGCGCCAACAGCGTGGGGATGGCGATGGCGCAGCGGCACCTGGCGCAGCGCTACAACCGCCCGGGCCTGGACCTGTTCGACTACAACGTCTATGTCATCTGCGGTGACGGCGACATGATGGAGGGCGTATCGGGCGAGGCGGCATCGCTGGCCGGCCACCTGGGTCTGTCCAACCTCTGCTGGATCTACGACAACAACACCATCAGCATCGAGGGCCATACCGATCTGGCCTTCAGCGAGGATGTCGCCGCCCGCTTCGCCGCCTATGGCTGGAACACCTTGCGCGTCAGCGATGCGAACGACCGCATGGCATTGGCGGCGGCCCTGCGCCAGTTCCAGGCGACCCAGGACCGGCCCACGCTCATCGTCGTCGACAGCGTGATCGGCTTCGGTTCCCCGAACAAGCACAACACCGCCGCGGCCCACGGCGAGCCGCTGGGCGACGACGAAGTGCGGCTGACCAAGCAGGCCTACGGCTGGCCCGATGACGCCTTCTTCCGCGTTCCCGATGAGGTCCGCTACCGCCTGCGGGACGGCATGGCCGCGCGTGGCGCCCCGGCGTACCAGCAATGGCAGGAAACGCTGTCCCGGCTGGCGGCCGGCGAGCCGGCCGTGGCCGAGGAATTGCGCCGGATGCGGCAAGGCCAGATGCCCGAAGGCTGGGATCAGGACGCGCCTGTCTTTCCCGCCGATCCTAAGGGCATGGCCACGCGCGAGTCGGGCGGCAAGGCCCTGAACGCCTACGCGAAGCACATTCCCTTGCTGGTGGGCGGCGCGGCCGACCTCGCTCCCTCCACCAAGACCAACCTGACCTTCGACGGCGCCGGCAGCTTCCAGCGCGACAACTACGGCGGCCGCAACCTGCACTTCGGCGTGCGCGAGCACGCAATGGGGGCCATCGCCAACGGCATGGCGCTTTCGCACGTGCGGCCCTACACCGCGACATTCCTGATTTTCAGCGACTACATGAAGCCGCCGATCCGGCTGGCCGCGCTGATGGAGCTGCCGGTGATCTTCGTGTTCACCCACGACTCCATCGGCCTGGGCGAAGACGGCCCCACGCACCAGCCGGTCGAGCAACTGGCGCAGTTGCGCGGCATACCGGGCATGCGGGTGCTGCGGCCTTGCGATGCCAACGAGACCGTGCAGGCATGGAAGGTCGCGCTGAAGCAGACGAACCACCCGACCGCGCTGGTGCTGTCGCGCCAACCCGTGCCGACGCTGGACCGCACGCGCTATGCGAGCGCAGCGGGACTGGAGCGGGGCGCCTACGTCCTGGCCGACTGCGCGCCCGAACGGCCGCAGGTCATCCTGATCGCCACCGGCACCGAAGTGGCCCTGTGCCTGCAAGCCTACGACCAGCTGCGGGCGGAGGGCATCGCGGCGCGCGTGGTATCCATGCCCAGCTGGGATCTGTTCGAGGAACAGGACCAGGCCTATCGCGATAGCGTACTGCCGCCCGATGTGGGCGGTCGCGTGGCGGTGGAACAGGCCGGCCCGCTGGGCTGGGAACGCTATGTGGGCGCGACGGGCGCAAAAATCGTCATGCACACCTTCGGTGCGTCGGCCCCCATCGCCAAGCTTCAAGCGAAATTCGGATTCACGGTAGACAATGTCGTTCGCGTCGCGCGCGAACAGGCGCAGAAAAACAGGAGCACCCAATGA
- a CDS encoding ROK family protein, with product MKPGILAIDIGGTGLKATVVNERGRMLVERVRVPTPHPCPPKVLLATVKSMTADLPPFDRISVGFPGVVRDGRVLTAPNLDTSLWARFSLGPAISRAFGGLPTRVLNDADMQGLALISGRGLEFVMTLGTGVGTALFREGELMPHMELAHHPIHKNKTYDEYLGEAARKTVGKKQWNRRVHRALELVDMLFTPDRIFVGGGNAARLEVPSDGHIAIGSNDAGLQGGAALWREPRRR from the coding sequence ATGAAGCCCGGCATACTGGCCATCGACATCGGAGGCACCGGCCTCAAGGCCACCGTCGTCAATGAACGTGGACGCATGCTGGTCGAGCGCGTGCGCGTGCCGACGCCGCACCCCTGCCCCCCCAAAGTCCTTCTGGCCACCGTCAAAAGCATGACGGCGGATCTCCCACCCTTCGACCGGATCTCGGTCGGCTTTCCCGGCGTGGTGCGGGACGGCCGCGTCCTGACGGCGCCCAACCTCGATACCAGCCTGTGGGCCAGGTTCTCGCTGGGCCCCGCCATATCGCGCGCCTTCGGCGGGCTGCCGACGCGGGTGCTGAACGACGCGGATATGCAGGGACTGGCCTTGATCTCCGGCCGCGGACTGGAGTTCGTGATGACGCTGGGCACCGGCGTCGGCACGGCGCTGTTTCGCGAGGGCGAACTGATGCCGCACATGGAGCTGGCGCACCACCCTATCCACAAGAACAAGACCTACGACGAATACCTCGGCGAGGCGGCGCGCAAGACCGTCGGCAAAAAACAATGGAACCGGCGGGTGCATCGGGCGCTCGAACTGGTGGATATGCTGTTCACGCCCGATCGCATCTTCGTTGGTGGCGGCAATGCCGCCCGCCTGGAGGTGCCCTCCGACGGTCATATCGCCATCGGCTCCAACGACGCCGGGTTGCAGGGCGGCGCCGCCCTGTGGCGCGAACCCCGCCGCCGCTGA
- a CDS encoding acetate--CoA ligase family protein — protein sequence MSAIDILLKPRSIAVIGASADATKTAGRPVAYLQKHGYAGAIYPVNPRADTVGGLPCYPDIDALPEVPDVALVLLAPERAIDAVAALSRRGTAATIVLASGFGEVGELGVRRQQALKAAAGDMRLLGPNTIGLVNLTDRIMLCASGALEMEALQGGSIAVVSQSGGILGSLLSRAAASGLGFSKLVSTGNEADLDVADFIDSLADDAETRVIAVYMEGLRNPDKFRRAALKAAQAGKPLVIYKVGRSEAGARSAASHTGALAGADQVYDALFHQVGAIRAKTFADLLDIPAALATRRTLRGKRIAILTSTGGAGTLVADSLGVAGFETPAPGPDTAAKLRELQQNDQIVLDRNPIDVTLAGLQPQLLRDTIATLLASPDYDGVITVVGSSALAHPTLAAGAIADSLAQSDKPVLAYVSPHAPAVLAHINRGGAPAFTAPESFASVLTALHARATRDIAADAGPAEAASPVNLQGLPLPSGSLNETQARALFGRFGIPSVRECVVTDAAQGQDEAGSFDGPVVVKVLSSRITHKTEAGGVAVGVAPDAIGEAITAMDARVRARTGIEPEGFLLQEMAQGVEMIVGMHRDPQLGPVLLLGLGGVTAELFKDTALRLLPVDHPTVRDMIRSLKAWPLLDGYRGRPKADVQALEDAVLRFAAMAQQLGERLMDAEINPLFVLEEGRGVRAADGVTILK from the coding sequence ATGAGCGCCATCGACATCCTGCTCAAGCCCCGCAGCATCGCGGTGATCGGCGCGTCGGCCGACGCCACCAAGACGGCCGGCCGGCCGGTGGCCTATTTGCAGAAGCACGGCTACGCGGGCGCCATTTACCCGGTCAATCCACGCGCCGACACCGTGGGCGGCTTGCCCTGCTATCCGGATATCGATGCGCTGCCCGAAGTACCGGACGTCGCACTGGTGCTGCTCGCGCCCGAGCGCGCCATCGACGCCGTCGCGGCCCTGTCGCGGCGCGGCACCGCCGCGACCATCGTGCTGGCCAGCGGCTTCGGCGAAGTCGGCGAGCTGGGGGTACGGCGCCAGCAGGCCCTGAAGGCGGCCGCCGGCGATATGCGGCTGCTGGGACCGAATACCATCGGCCTGGTCAACCTGACCGACCGCATCATGCTGTGCGCCAGCGGCGCCCTGGAGATGGAAGCGCTGCAGGGCGGCAGTATCGCGGTCGTATCGCAAAGCGGCGGCATCCTGGGTTCCCTGCTGTCACGCGCGGCCGCCAGCGGCCTGGGCTTTTCCAAGCTGGTGTCCACCGGCAATGAAGCCGACCTCGATGTGGCGGACTTCATCGACAGCCTGGCCGACGATGCGGAAACCCGCGTCATCGCGGTCTATATGGAAGGGCTGCGCAACCCTGACAAATTCCGCCGCGCGGCGCTGAAGGCCGCGCAGGCGGGCAAGCCGCTGGTGATCTACAAGGTCGGCCGCTCCGAAGCCGGCGCCCGCTCCGCGGCCTCGCATACGGGCGCGCTTGCAGGAGCCGACCAGGTCTATGACGCCCTGTTCCACCAGGTGGGCGCCATCCGTGCGAAGACGTTCGCGGACCTGCTCGACATCCCGGCGGCACTGGCGACGCGGCGCACGTTGCGCGGCAAGCGCATCGCCATCCTGACTTCCACCGGCGGCGCCGGGACCCTGGTCGCCGACAGCCTGGGGGTAGCCGGCTTCGAGACCCCGGCGCCGGGGCCGGACACCGCCGCCAAACTGCGCGAGCTGCAGCAGAACGACCAGATCGTGCTGGACCGCAATCCCATCGACGTCACCCTGGCCGGGCTGCAGCCGCAACTGCTGCGCGACACCATCGCGACGCTGCTGGCCAGTCCGGACTATGACGGTGTCATCACCGTGGTGGGTTCATCGGCCCTGGCCCATCCCACCCTGGCCGCCGGCGCCATCGCCGACTCGCTGGCGCAAAGCGACAAGCCGGTGCTCGCGTATGTCAGCCCGCATGCCCCGGCCGTACTGGCCCATATCAATCGTGGCGGCGCGCCCGCCTTCACGGCGCCGGAAAGCTTCGCTTCGGTCCTGACGGCATTGCATGCACGGGCCACGCGCGACATCGCCGCCGATGCGGGGCCGGCCGAAGCCGCCAGCCCGGTGAACCTGCAAGGCCTGCCGCTGCCATCCGGATCGCTCAACGAAACCCAGGCCCGGGCGCTGTTCGGCCGTTTCGGCATTCCGTCCGTGCGCGAATGCGTGGTGACCGATGCGGCGCAGGGACAGGACGAAGCGGGGAGTTTCGACGGTCCGGTCGTGGTGAAGGTGCTGTCCAGCAGGATCACGCACAAGACCGAAGCCGGCGGCGTCGCCGTCGGCGTGGCGCCCGATGCCATCGGCGAAGCGATCACCGCCATGGATGCGCGGGTGCGGGCGCGCACCGGCATCGAGCCGGAAGGCTTCCTGCTGCAGGAGATGGCGCAGGGCGTGGAGATGATCGTGGGCATGCACCGCGATCCCCAGCTGGGACCCGTGCTGCTGCTGGGCTTGGGCGGCGTCACCGCCGAACTGTTCAAGGACACCGCGCTGCGCCTGCTGCCGGTGGACCACCCCACGGTGCGCGACATGATCCGGTCCCTGAAGGCCTGGCCCCTGCTGGACGGCTATCGCGGACGGCCCAAGGCCGATGTACAGGCCCTGGAAGATGCAGTCCTGCGTTTCGCCGCGATGGCGCAGCAATTGGGCGAACGCTTGATGGACGCGGAAATCAATCCGCTGTTCGTGCTTGAAGAAGGCCGCGGCGTACGGGCCGCCGACGGCGTCACGATACTGAAATAG